Within the Setaria viridis chromosome 3, Setaria_viridis_v4.0, whole genome shotgun sequence genome, the region TCATTAGTATATGTAATTATGAAGACTAATATTTGAAATAGTTACCTGGATCATTGTTTTTGTTATTTTGATTAGCACGAGCTTTCTTCACATCTTCCGTAGTAATTCCAACCTTTGGGATATCGGCATGCCATCCCAATTCACCTCTTGGAAAGAACAAAGGATAAGACAATGGATCATAGCATCCAGTGTATGATCGGATTCCTTGTATTTCGTTGTTGTTCCCATGTAGTATTACATTTCTGTCAAAAGTATTCCTCCGTTCATTTCCTTCAATCCATACTGCAGCCACCTCAGATGTGATTGGTGCATTGTATGTCCTCTGGTCCAATCTTTGGTCGAGGTTCAACATCACTCGGTAGTCCTCAAGGTTTTCTTCCTGTCCCAAACTCCTAAATTGTTCAGAGTATGGATTGTTGCGTAGAGTATTGGTTATAATGAGTAATACATGTTGGTCTTGCTCGTACATTTCCTTGCGGCAATAGCGGTAACGATGCTCTAGGGTTGGATCGTCATCATAGAAGTAGAGTTCTAGATGCTTAGGATCTGAACCATCTTTTGCAAATGAGCATATGTTGTGATAGATCTGACCATGTGCTCGGAAGGTGTAAATACCGCTGTTTCTCATGGTAGTTGTATCTCTATCGAGGCGACAGTACAGAGAAGTAAATGAGAAGTGGCCATTGAAAAACCTTATATTCTTTCGAAAATGTATTGCATCAGAGTCATTGCTCGTCCATAGTCTCATGAGCTGATGTGGTGTCTCAAGATTTGCAAGTTTGATCTGTCCTTTTCGACAGCACAACCCCTCAGGTTCGTGGTGAAATTTTTTTGCGTCGCAATATTTGCAATTTTCAACAGGTTTCAGCATGTGTGTGTTGTCTGGTATGTTACTATAGACGATGTCATATGGATCATTGATGTTTGAATCCTCAGGAACGGTTGACTCATTTTCCTTTATTTCTACCTCCATATCTTCCCATTCTGCTGTGATTTGTAGGATGAAAGAAATTAGAGAAGTACTCACATTGTGATGTGAAAATATTTTAACGTGTTTATCATACCTTGACCGGAAATGATGTTATCCTCCTCATCGGTGTCTTCTTCATATACAACTCCATCGTCAGCTGCAtagaattatgtgaattatatgatgttttccattgcatgatgagaatataaatttAGTATATATCCTTACCATATGGTTCATCATCAATGAATGATTGATTTGTTTCTTCTCCATCCTTGCTGCCTGGACACATTGAATAGGGGATATCTGTCCATGAAAGATTGTTAACATTGTAAAAATTGATGCATGTTTTATCTGATTGTGAGAGTCATATATGCAATTGGGAGTATTACCTTCCTTCATGTTTGTTGGCTGTTTTAGAGATTCTAGATCATCTATGACTTTGGTGTTCGTAGAACAGTCTTCATCTGGTAGGGCAGGAGTTTTTTCCATTGTTCTAGCTGTGAAGTTTTCGTTACGATTTGCAGGGTTCTCCATTGCAATTGATTTTTTGCTTAGAGTGTCACGTCGTCGTGCACGATTAGCAGAAACTTGTTCTAACTTTGCTTTCTTTTGATTTGGTTGCATGTTTGCATATCTTTCCCTCTCATGCCTGCattttttgtgtattttttgttGCTTTTCTTGATCAATCACCTGTGAGCATTTTTTTTATCTGAGTTGAATTTGTACTTGTTcttttttgttgatgatagGCTTCACGACGTTTTTTGAGTTTTTCCTGCTTTTCTTGATCAGTCATCCGTGCATACCTATCTCTATCTCTTTTCCTTCTCTGTTCTTTGGGATCCAAGAGTTGCAATGGTGATTCAGCCAAGGAATTTCTCTGCATCTGGTCCTCCTTTGTTTACGTGACTTGTGTCTCAAGATCCTCCAATCCAGGGTTATTTCTTCCCACCTTTTAAGGTGAAGGAAATGTTTACGTACCTTTTGTGGAAGTAGAGTAAGAAGCTTGCGGCACGTGTTGGCGTTGATGGAGGTGATCTCTGCGCATGTTGCTGAGCAGTATCTCGATGGCGAGGAGGTTCTGGGCTCCTGGCCACAACCCCGCAGCTATTTATACAGGCAAGAATGCAACCTCGATTTCTATCCGAGTCGGCCTCGATTACTATCCGGTTCGGTAGCGAACTCTCTTGGCAGTCTGGCCCCAAGTCAGCTTTGATTCCgaggactcaaggtcgggcgaggcattGCTTCactcggggttgggcgaggcggagttccaccctgaaggggtcaggcgcatccgaccccgggaccaagggtcgggcgaggcggagttccaccctcaaggggtcgggcgcatccgaccccgggaccaaggggtcgggtgcatccgacACCGGGACATgaggtcaggcgagacggagttccaccctcaaggggtcgggcgcatccaaccCCGGGACAACCCCGGGAcatggggtcgggcgaggcggagttccaccctcaaggggtcgggtgcatccgaccccgggacatggggtcgggcgagacggagttccaccatcaaggggtcgggcgcatccgaccccgggaccaaggggtcgggcgaggcggagttccaccctcaaggggtcgggtgcatccgaccccgggaccaagggtgtcccggggtcggatgcacccgaccccgggacatggggtcgggcgaggcggagtaccaccctcaaggggtcgggcgcatccgaccccgggaccaaggggtcggatgggtcgggcgaggcggagttccaccctcaaggggtcgggcgcatccgacgcCTGGACCAAGGATCGGGTGAGGTGGAGTTCCATGCTCAAAGGGGATGTTCCTAGTAACCTCATCAATTATGTAGCAGTTGATGATTTATGCAAAAATTCAGAGAGAGCAAATAGCTTGACAGAATTTATAAAATTCAGAGAGGGCAAATAGCTTGACAGAATTTAGAGGCCAAATAGCTTCATATTAACTAAATGGGTAAAGTGAGACAAACATACTTGAATAAATAGTTAAGTCTACTGAAGGCCAAATACCTTCGTATTAACTAAATGGGTAAAGTGAGACAAACATACTTTAAAAAATAGTTAAGTCTACTGAATCTAACAGGTCGTAAGAAATGTTCAATTCTATCATCTCCGAGACAATACATTAGGATATTGGACCACGCAAGGTCTAGCCATGTGTGACACGCTAAACAAGCATACGATCTGACAATAGTCATAAGAGCAAAGCCTCTTCTTTTTTATGGTATATATCATCAACCTTTGGTTTAACCCAAGGAATAAAGCAAAGCCTCTTCGACAAGCAGAGCTTGAAAGCCATGGCAGGAGGGATTTTAACATTATTCTCGCGAGATCAAGATCGCGCTCATCATTGCGACTGAAGGCTAAAGTACCCCAATTAGGTTTATGGGGTTATGATGGGCCATGACCCATGATTACAGTACCAGATAGGGCTTTTCTTGAAACAGAGGCAACGCATCAACATATTATGAAGCGAATCTAACATATTACAAATGAGCGAATAATAACTATTCCTACAAACAAAAAGGTCTAATGGTAATAATAAAACCGTTTCAATATGATCTCATACATTCTCTGTGCTTGCATAACTATTTCTAACTTTGAGTAGCATTGATACACCTAAGAAAGTCTCGAACACCAGCAGGCATATTGTCTTCACATTCATTCTCCTTGTAAGTTAATAGTTGTGCCATAAATTGCTTTCTTAGATCGTAGCCATCCTGTACATGCATATATGTATGCAAACAATGAATAATTAGCGTCATATAAGTGTGTAAATAATAAATAGTAATATTTCAAGTTCTCATGACACTAACCTTTAAAAATGGCAACTGTAGTTCTTCATCTTTCCATATGCACATGAAGAGAGAAACAAGATAACCGGATAGTTCTCTGATAAGATAAGAACATCAGTGATTATTCTAAtacatatattttcataatatgtTGAACACTGAAGATAGAACTACTCTTGTTTAAACAGATGTGCAGCTTTTGGGTAGAGAATATAACCATTCGTACAATAAACTGAAGAGTTACTACATATGTCCACCAAAACAAGCATTTAATTTCCTTTTTGTCTGAGAAGTAAACAAACTAATTCTGGTTTCACGTTATAAGAATGCTAACCTGTTTTCGATCGGAACATCAGATAAGATTATTTGACGTCATAGGAAAACATCCTCATTCCATCTAGATCCAGGGCATACTTTTGACATGGCTTTTGGTAAAAATTCAGCAATACATAAAAGTTTCTTCACATATCTTGCATTTGGGTTGTATTTGTAAACAGGGTCAAGTGGAGTAGGGTCTAAAATATAGACGGTTCTTGTATCTTGGTTTAGTATTAGCAGAATAAAGGTTTTGTTGAATTGTACTATTGGTATAAGAATCTGCAAAATGGTAGTTGTTAGAACAAGAGTATTAAAATCTACAAGACGGCTAGTAGCTATAATCGCAAGAACTGTGCTTATAGGTTGTGCTTATAGGTATAGGGAAGTGATGTCTTACCAATTTGCATCTTGAAACACTATAATTAACACCAGGCCAGCTACTAACGGTTTCTGCGAGTTGTTCCACGTCTATCTTTTTACGGAAGTTTGGGTGTCGTCCAAAATCAGTAATTATCTATAAAATAAATAAGAGGTTACAAACCTGAGGAAAAAAGAATATATTTAGATTAGATTATAAGAACATACCCAAAACCGCATGTCTAGATAATGCTTTGATATTGTTCCTTTGGTTTTGTTCATCATTTGGATGTCATCAAACATGAATTTTCAAATAACCAAATTAAAACAATCACGGTCCATGGGCAGATCTTCCTTCAGTATTTCTTGCAGTTTCCTGAGAGTCAAGCTAATGgaatatggcttggagtttCGCACCCATACTTTTCTGCATTAAGACAAAAAGTTTGCTTTACATAGTCCAGACAAAGAAAAAATTGTCTTATTGAAAGTATAGATATCCATTATACTAATAACAAAACATACAAAACAGAACAGAACATGACAGGAGGAACAATACACCAGAAACCTTGCAACATGATATATGGGAACACACACACAAATAACCATGAAATAGTTAacatagaatttttttttgctaaaagcTCCCTGATAGTTAGAGCTGTTATATCGTCAGCTACTCTAAACAGAGATGTTGTAGATTGTATTCTgctattaataaaaaaatacacaGTAGTAATTAGAAGGTTCTTACTCCAATGTTTCTGGACAATTAATTGATTTGATGTAGTCACAAAGGCCGCCAACTAACTCATGTACACTGATCTTAGAAAGAACAGACATTAATGATTGGTATTTTGTTTCCTCTGATAATGAATCTGATGCCTTGGGTTCTTTTTGGCCATCTGAACTTCCCAACAATGAGATATTTTGAGGAGTTGTTTGTGCTGTGTTTGTTTTCCAACATAATAGTATACCTGCTAACTTGAACCTAAAATAATTAATATCTTCCTGCATGGTAGCAATCATTATTAGAACTTGTAAAAAATTAGCATGAAATTGACTTTATGTTATTCcataaaataaaaaacaaaaacctgTGTAATAGGATGAGATAGTGAATCTCCAGTCCAGTATTCCATAAACTTGAGCATGAACAGTCCACAAGATGAGCTGCATGGTTATAAAATACTGAGTActccaaacaagaaaataaataatctTATATATGttagcatatttttttttggaacataCCCATCTTTCTGCATTGGCTCTTGTAGTTGTTCTGTGATTATCCAGGAAATAACCTGGAGGTCTTTCCAGTTATGACTAATCAAGTTTTGTTGCCTTCCAATTATGTTCAAATGATATTGTAGTCCTTGTAGCTGTTAAATTATTAATATCAGTAAAAATGCATTTAAGTGTGGGATCAAGTATGAATGCTGTAGAAACTGACCGTATCAGCAAGGTCACCTCGGTTGAAGTCCCAACACAACGAGTCAAGTACTTGTATTTTACACTTCTGTGTGTTAATAATAGCCAAATACCAATGTTTTTCTTTGATATTTATTGGAATAAGAATCTAAAATGAAGAATTGAATTAGTACCAGACATGAACAGTTAACAATTAAAATCTATCAAGCTTAGAACATGTCAACTAAAGAGATAGAAATTACCATTTCATGCTTAAGATAGTTTCTCACAATCTTTGTGATATGGTTACCATCTTCACCTACTCCAAGCTTGCCATCCCTTTTTAGCAATACAGAAATAAAGAGATTCTCAAAGTAAAATTTAACATCATTCCTACTTTCTAAATGGGCTTGATCCTTTATGCAACATATATACGCGCTGATGACCTACAAAGATTCAAATAACAAACCTTTATTacataagaaaaaaatattgatcgAAGAGCATTCACTTGTAAGTAGTTACTTACATCATCATTTAGGAATTTTTTACGTACCTTTTGTGGAAGTAGAGTAAGAAGCCGAACACGCTAGGGCACACGAGTTGTTGGCGTCGATGGAGGTGATCTATGAGCGTGTTGCAGAGCAGTTtctcgacggcgaggaggacctGGGCTCCTGGCAGTCTGCCACAAACACATCGAAGATGCCCAACCACGCAGCTATGTATATACAGGCAAGAACGCAACCTCGATTCCAATCCAAGTCGGCCTCGATTCCGATCCGGTTCGGCAGCGAACTCTCCTGGCAGCGATTCCGATCCAAGTCGGCCTCGATTCCGATCCGGTTCGGCAGCGAACTCTCCTGGCAGTCTGGCCCCGACTCAGCCTCGATGCCGATCCGAATTGGAAGCGAGCTCTCGTGGCAGTCTAGCCTCCACTCCAATCGCTGCCCACTTCGCTGCCACCTCGAGGAAGCGCTGGCCATTACCGGGTCCACACGGTCGGCGTCGCGCGGGTCCctgaagatgatgatggcgTCGATGTCGGAGGACGGCGGAaggtcgtcggtggacatggGGTGGAGGGCGAAGATGGGAAACAGCCGCAGGCCCCGGATCTGGACGGAACGACGGTGGGATGTTGACGAAGGATGATGGCGTCGATGTCGGAGGACAGGGGAGGTCGTCGATGGACATGGGGAGGAGGGCGAAGGTGGGAACCGACCGCAGGCCCCGGatccggacggagcggcggcgggaagtcGACGAAGGATGATGACGTCGATGTCGGAGGATGGCGGGAGGTCGTCGGTGGACATAGGGTGGAGGTCCgcacggagcggcggcggctagatCCCCAGAGGGAGggcggtggaggaaggggaggggaacgagggagctgggtggagggccggacggagcggcggaCGAGGGAGCTGGGTGGAgggccggacggagcggcggcgtctACATCCCCCGAGGGACGGGACCGGAGCCGGACGGAGTGCGGCAGATTTTGATCccccgagggaggggaggggaacgaTGGAGTGGAACTCTTTTCGCTTTAATCCCtcgttttcctattttttccaCTCGAGCCCCCCTATACTCAGaagaattggactgcgggttgatttcacgaaaCGTTAGGggtatttttgcaaaatgaccacgacgtatgaaaaatccaggcagaaacgttacttgctttaataataggtaaagatgtTTGCGTATTGATCTGTCGATACGCGCGTGGATTATGAGACTCGGACTTCTATTCGAAGAAATGTCATATTCTGATTTTTTTCCCTCACTTAAAAATCTGTTTAGGCACTTTTCGATGGAATGATTTTGCATTTGGGGATAGAAATCATCAAAAGAGGATCTGGATAGCATTTTTTATCATAGCTTAATTTGAATAGAATACGAATTGGATAGTTCATATTCGGATATTGAGTTGATATTTTGTAACcttttgcaatttaataaaattaaTTAGAATTCTCTAGATTTTGTTTGAGTTCATTTAAAGCCTtaagattcctctgtgaatttaTTAGGCATTAAAGCTTTTTCTAAATTAACTCAATGAACATAACctatgtgtgttgcattcatgccggtTGCATTTCTTATTTCTTGGGTGtaaaaaaaagtttaaaatGTGTTCTTACGAATGTTAGGTTCTTTGATAATTTTTTCGGATTTATCTAGAATTCATTCTTTTttagagctaaatctatttattagaacGCTCTAGATTTCTTTTTCACAGGtttcaagtattttatttgaatTCTTGTGTCCCAATCCACTGAgaatttttctagaatttttgggattttcaaAGTATTTTTTGGCTTAAATGAATTATCTAGGTATTTCTAGATTTTTCTTTACACGGGAaattaattttgaaaaaaaataagttctCTATCCTATTAGGCCAAGCCCGTGGGATCGATCCGCTCCGACCCAACCCAACAGGCCCAGCTCAACCAGCGCCAGCCAGCTCCACGAGTTGAGCAGCAgtgccgccgtcgctgcctTCTTCTAGGCGTGCGCGCCTCGCCACCCTAGGGTTTCGTGCCCCTACAAATAGTGCGGCTCCCCTGCTCAACCTGCTGCTCCGTTCCGCCTCACCCCTCGTCGCCTTGCTCTGCGCTGCTGCCTGAGCTCCAGCGTCGTCAGGCGTCCGCTCGTTGTTTCGCCGCGGCAGTGCATCGT harbors:
- the LOC140222268 gene encoding uncharacterized protein — protein: MENPANRNENFTARTMEKTPALPDEDCSTNTKVIDDLESLKQPTNMKEDIPYSMCPGSKDGEETNQSFIDDEPYADDGVVYEEDTDEEDNIISGQAEWEDMEVEIKENESTVPEDSNINDPYDIVYSNIPDNTHMLKPVENCKYCDAKKFHHEPEGLCCRKGQIKLANLETPHQLMRLWTSNDSDAIHFRKNIRFFNGHFSFTSLYCRLDRDTTTMRNSGIYTFRAHGQIYHNICSFAKDGSDPKHLELYFYDDDPTLEHRYRYCRKEMYEQDQHVLLIITNTLRNNPYSEQFRSLGQEENLEDYRVMLNLDQRLDQRTYNAPITSEVAAVWIEGNERRNTFDRNVILHGNNNEIQGIRSYTGCYDPLSYPLFFPRGELGWHADIPKVGITTEDVKKARANQNNKNNDPDSSGRMWVTMREYYCYKFHVRANIFNPILYGGRLFQQFIVDTYIKIESSRLDFIWNHQKEIRADLYQGLLDSIHAGQDRGDVVGKRTVLSSSFIGGPRDKMRRYLDAMALVRKYGKPDIFLMMTCNPN